The following proteins are encoded in a genomic region of Kosakonia oryzae:
- a CDS encoding ABC transporter ATP-binding protein yields MITLENVVAGYTPGIDILHGISLHVEQAEIVTLLGPNGCGKSTLLKSIAGFVSPREGRVEIDGRETAKIPVHRKIRECALGFVPQLDNVFNNLTVAENLQTGGQFLPPGQRKQRMAQLAEHYPVLHKKWQSPASALSGGERQILALARALMPEPAVLLLDEPSAGLSPKMLTEVFSAIQTIRRQEKVTILMVEQNAMEALHISDRAYVLALGKVAMEGSARDLLDDPRMRELYFGGRAA; encoded by the coding sequence ATGATTACCCTCGAAAACGTGGTCGCCGGTTATACCCCGGGGATTGATATTCTGCATGGCATTTCATTGCACGTTGAACAGGCGGAAATCGTGACGCTGCTGGGGCCAAATGGCTGCGGCAAATCCACCTTGCTGAAATCGATTGCTGGTTTTGTCTCGCCGCGCGAAGGGCGGGTTGAAATTGATGGTCGGGAAACGGCAAAAATTCCGGTGCACCGCAAAATCCGTGAATGCGCACTCGGGTTTGTCCCGCAACTGGACAATGTCTTCAACAATCTGACCGTGGCAGAAAATCTGCAAACCGGGGGGCAGTTTTTGCCGCCCGGCCAGCGTAAACAGCGGATGGCGCAACTGGCGGAACATTACCCGGTGTTACATAAAAAGTGGCAATCGCCCGCGTCCGCGCTTTCCGGCGGCGAGCGGCAAATCCTCGCGCTGGCCCGCGCACTGATGCCCGAACCGGCGGTACTGCTGCTTGATGAACCCTCGGCCGGGCTGTCACCGAAAATGCTGACGGAAGTGTTTAGCGCCATACAAACCATTCGCCGCCAGGAAAAAGTGACCATTTTGATGGTCGAGCAGAATGCCATGGAAGCTCTGCACATTTCCGACCGGGCTTACGTACTGGCACTGGGGAAAGTGGCGATGGAGGGCAGCGCGCGGGATCTGCTGGACGACCCGCGTATGCGCGAGCTCTATTTTGGCGGTCGTGCTGCCTGA
- a CDS encoding ABC transporter ATP-binding protein, with amino-acid sequence MSRLLEVADVSKAFGGNQVLTSVSFTLEKGEILGLLGPNGSGKSTLLNTISGFTRPDGGSITFDGRSIACQPSHRIIQAGIARTFQLPVMPEKMSVMEVVMTAGTRQHGLFNGLLGLPSGRKAEQEDRARARELLDILLLTKVKDLPAAALSGGQKKLLGIACALMGKPTLLMLDEPMAGVHPKLRQELVETLVNLSRQGISLLVIEHDMHFINTLCQRCIVLDRGQIVASCRPDELAQNQQVLEAYLGHSTATLQEAV; translated from the coding sequence ATGAGCCGTTTGCTTGAAGTGGCTGATGTCAGCAAAGCCTTTGGCGGCAACCAGGTACTGACATCCGTATCATTTACGCTGGAGAAGGGCGAAATTCTTGGCCTGCTGGGGCCGAATGGTTCCGGTAAAAGCACGCTGCTTAACACCATTTCCGGGTTTACCCGGCCGGATGGCGGCAGCATCACATTTGATGGGCGTTCCATTGCTTGCCAGCCCAGCCACCGGATCATCCAGGCGGGCATTGCGCGTACCTTCCAGCTACCGGTTATGCCGGAAAAGATGAGCGTGATGGAAGTCGTGATGACGGCGGGCACTCGTCAGCACGGGTTATTCAATGGTCTGCTTGGGCTGCCCTCCGGGCGTAAAGCCGAACAGGAAGACAGAGCCCGCGCCCGCGAATTACTGGATATTTTGTTGTTAACCAAAGTGAAAGACCTGCCTGCGGCGGCGCTTTCCGGCGGACAGAAAAAATTACTGGGCATTGCCTGTGCGTTGATGGGCAAACCGACGCTTCTGATGCTGGATGAGCCTATGGCCGGCGTGCACCCGAAATTACGTCAGGAGCTGGTGGAAACGCTGGTTAACCTCAGCCGTCAGGGCATTTCACTTTTGGTCATCGAGCACGACATGCACTTTATTAACACCTTGTGTCAGCGCTGTATCGTGCTGGATCGCGGGCAGATTGTTGCCAGTTGCCGCCCGGACGAACTGGCGCAGAACCAGCAGGTGCTGGAGGCCTATCTTGGGCACAGCACTGCAACATTGCAGGAGGCCGTATGA
- a CDS encoding branched-chain amino acid ABC transporter permease — MSEFLLHILCLAGIYAIVALALNLQAGYAGLLNFGHIVFVGTGAYAIGLGSNFGLPLWLVIPAGLLCAIVISALMTLLGRQLTADYWGIATLALAEIIRIAVVNEDHLTGGAQGIGGLSAPWSTGDTVTDTRIFAVIILLSVIIATLASLRIGASRFGRALRLMREQPQLAICMGYALPWLKCRALMSSAVMCCLAGMLLAWYTDYVSPDYLLSSETFLIWSMVMIGGIGNVRGVLLGVLLVEGLYNFIPFAKDYFHISSDLTGALRLGLVGLALLLCLLTRPGGLLPEKLRTLS; from the coding sequence GTGTCTGAATTTTTACTGCATATCCTTTGCCTTGCCGGGATCTATGCCATCGTCGCACTTGCCCTGAATTTACAGGCAGGCTACGCCGGTTTGCTGAATTTCGGCCATATCGTGTTTGTCGGAACCGGCGCTTATGCCATTGGTCTGGGAAGCAATTTTGGCTTGCCGCTGTGGCTGGTGATCCCGGCCGGGTTACTGTGCGCCATTGTTATCAGTGCGCTGATGACGCTGCTGGGCCGTCAGCTCACGGCGGATTACTGGGGCATTGCCACGCTGGCGCTGGCTGAAATCATCCGTATTGCGGTGGTCAATGAAGACCATCTGACAGGCGGCGCGCAGGGGATTGGCGGGCTGTCCGCGCCCTGGTCAACCGGCGATACCGTCACCGATACGCGTATCTTCGCGGTCATTATCCTGCTCAGCGTCATTATCGCTACGCTCGCCAGCCTGCGGATCGGCGCCAGCCGGTTTGGCCGGGCGCTGCGCCTGATGCGCGAGCAACCTCAATTAGCGATCTGCATGGGTTATGCGCTGCCGTGGCTGAAATGCCGGGCGTTAATGAGCAGCGCGGTGATGTGCTGTCTGGCTGGCATGTTACTGGCCTGGTATACCGATTATGTCAGCCCGGATTATTTGCTCTCTTCGGAAACCTTTCTTATCTGGAGCATGGTGATGATCGGCGGTATTGGCAATGTGCGCGGCGTGCTGCTGGGCGTGTTGCTGGTGGAAGGGCTGTATAACTTTATCCCCTTCGCAAAAGATTATTTTCACATTAGCTCAGACCTGACTGGCGCTCTGCGCCTGGGGTTGGTGGGTCTGGCTTTATTACTCTGTCTGCTCACCCGCCCGGGCGGCCTGTTACCGGAAAAATTAAGGACTTTATCATGA
- a CDS encoding branched-chain amino acid ABC transporter permease, with the protein MLQFLIDTLIRTADLSLVALGLSLVYGLVRFANIAHMQYAMVGSFMTAAGLHLGMPLSLAIVFSAIVCGMLSMMLHHWVYQPLLKSGTANAMIGSLAVSMVLIALVLGVEGSAPVNYSLPVGALLQVGDTRISSDELWSLGVTISLVVMFSLLLFRTPQGRAIRALASNRDLAAASGLNASAIIHTVNLVAGMLAAVGGSMLAMNASAWVNQGNDLMLPVLAAAILGGLGNPMGAIFGALLIATTETLVTNIDWSWLFGGDLLFIPVTWVNASSFVILLLALLLRPYGLFNREVRRV; encoded by the coding sequence ATGCTGCAGTTTTTGATTGATACATTAATTCGCACGGCGGATTTGTCGCTGGTCGCGCTGGGATTAAGCCTGGTTTACGGGCTGGTACGGTTCGCCAATATCGCCCATATGCAATATGCCATGGTCGGTTCATTTATGACCGCCGCCGGGCTTCATCTTGGCATGCCGTTGTCGCTGGCCATCGTATTTTCGGCAATAGTCTGCGGCATGCTGTCCATGATGTTGCATCACTGGGTATACCAGCCGCTGCTGAAAAGCGGCACCGCTAACGCCATGATCGGCTCGCTGGCGGTATCGATGGTGCTGATTGCACTGGTTCTCGGGGTTGAGGGATCGGCCCCGGTGAATTATTCCCTGCCCGTGGGCGCGCTCTTACAGGTAGGTGACACCCGCATCTCCTCCGACGAACTCTGGAGCCTTGGCGTCACGATTTCGCTGGTGGTGATGTTCAGCCTGCTGCTGTTTCGCACGCCGCAAGGCCGCGCTATTCGTGCGCTGGCCAGTAACCGGGATCTGGCGGCAGCCTCCGGGTTAAATGCCAGCGCCATTATCCACACCGTCAATCTGGTGGCCGGAATGCTGGCCGCCGTGGGCGGCAGCATGCTGGCGATGAACGCCAGTGCATGGGTTAACCAGGGCAATGATCTGATGTTGCCGGTACTCGCTGCCGCCATTCTTGGCGGTCTGGGAAACCCAATGGGCGCTATTTTTGGCGCGCTCCTCATCGCGACAACCGAAACCCTCGTGACCAACATCGATTGGAGCTGGCTGTTCGGCGGTGACTTATTGTTTATCCCGGTGACCTGGGTGAATGCCTCATCGTTTGTGATCCTGCTGCTGGCGCTGTTGCTGCGTCCTTATGGCCTGTTTAACCGGGAGGTCCGCCGTGTCTGA
- a CDS encoding ABC transporter substrate-binding protein — MKNRFGQGMTLSTLAGMTLLGLAHTAQADVNIGAILPLTGTSASIGEDQRRGMELAVEQINAHGGVNGQPLHVIVEDSAESPVTGLNAVRKLTQVNHVPLVMGSFSSSVTIPIGQYLVKNNLLHINISGTSTDIRKIGATSWSVIGLDSLSASFSAQDVRQLGYSNVAFIAPDGAYGQGMAEQFTKAFEKAGGKVVAKVLYTSGQPSYRRELEQISRAHPQAYVYTSYGQDAIVLNREAWELGLNKTPWYGMYLTMAIEGSPAQYTNGQVGMEVAGIDQKAASGNGANYAELYQQKFHEKPRSVYGSYAWDSVMLAAAAIDKAHSADPAAMIAAMKTVAPGFTGITGTLNLDADNQRQSQPYLKVKAFNGVPVPR; from the coding sequence ATGAAAAATCGTTTTGGGCAGGGCATGACGCTGTCAACACTGGCAGGTATGACGTTGTTAGGTCTGGCGCACACGGCGCAGGCCGATGTGAACATTGGCGCGATTTTGCCCTTAACCGGCACCAGCGCCAGCATTGGTGAAGATCAGCGTCGTGGTATGGAACTGGCGGTTGAACAGATCAATGCCCATGGCGGCGTTAATGGCCAGCCATTACATGTGATCGTGGAAGATTCCGCCGAAAGCCCGGTAACAGGCCTGAATGCCGTACGTAAGTTAACCCAGGTTAACCATGTCCCTTTAGTGATGGGCAGTTTTTCCTCCAGCGTTACCATTCCAATTGGGCAATATCTGGTGAAGAACAACCTGCTACACATCAATATTTCCGGCACCAGCACCGATATCCGCAAAATCGGCGCGACGTCCTGGAGCGTGATTGGCCTGGATTCCCTTTCCGCGAGCTTCTCGGCACAAGATGTGCGCCAGCTCGGTTACAGCAATGTGGCCTTTATCGCCCCGGATGGCGCGTATGGTCAGGGGATGGCGGAGCAGTTCACCAAAGCGTTTGAAAAAGCGGGTGGCAAAGTGGTTGCCAAAGTGCTCTATACCAGCGGCCAGCCTTCTTACCGCCGCGAGCTGGAGCAAATCTCCCGCGCCCATCCGCAAGCGTATGTCTATACCAGCTACGGCCAGGATGCCATTGTGCTGAACCGCGAGGCCTGGGAGCTGGGTCTGAATAAAACGCCCTGGTATGGCATGTATTTAACCATGGCCATTGAAGGTTCTCCGGCGCAGTACACCAACGGGCAGGTTGGTATGGAAGTGGCGGGTATTGACCAGAAAGCGGCGAGCGGCAACGGCGCAAATTATGCGGAGCTGTACCAGCAAAAATTCCATGAGAAGCCACGATCCGTGTATGGCAGCTATGCCTGGGATAGCGTGATGCTGGCGGCGGCAGCGATTGATAAAGCGCACAGTGCCGATCCGGCAGCCATGATCGCAGCAATGAAAACCGTTGCGCCTGGCTTTACGGGCATTACCGGCACATTAAATCTGGATGCCGATAATCAACGTCAGTCCCAGCCATACCTGAAAGTGAAAGCGTTTAATGGCGTACCGGTTCCCCGGTAA
- a CDS encoding GntR family transcriptional regulator: protein MVAIKKKSRSADSVEKVYEKVKGLAIDYHFRPGERVNEVELAAQLGVSRTPVREALNRLAKDGFMNFVPNRGFYSRDLTPEGVRELYEVRMVIEQSTFRFACLRATDEEIAATTAIWEEVSQHRPAQTEQDWAKIAEIDERFHMEIARISHNSRLYEMLDSLNSLSRFFRRIDLETPVRRNNAYDEHVEIIAALRQRNIEKGVVLIEQHISLSAEHAVEVTKEGLARIYFGKP from the coding sequence GTGGTTGCTATTAAAAAGAAATCCCGTAGCGCTGACAGTGTGGAAAAGGTCTACGAGAAAGTGAAAGGCCTGGCGATTGATTACCACTTTCGTCCCGGCGAACGGGTGAATGAAGTTGAGCTTGCGGCGCAACTGGGCGTCTCGCGTACCCCGGTGCGGGAAGCGCTGAACCGTCTGGCGAAAGACGGCTTTATGAACTTTGTCCCCAACCGGGGTTTTTACTCCCGCGACCTGACGCCGGAAGGTGTCCGCGAGCTGTATGAAGTGCGAATGGTGATAGAGCAGTCCACCTTTCGTTTCGCCTGCCTGCGGGCAACCGATGAAGAGATCGCTGCAACCACGGCTATCTGGGAGGAAGTGAGCCAGCATCGCCCGGCGCAAACCGAACAGGACTGGGCGAAGATCGCGGAAATCGATGAGCGTTTCCACATGGAAATAGCCCGTATTTCCCATAACAGCCGGCTCTATGAAATGCTTGATAGCCTGAATTCGCTAAGCCGTTTTTTCCGGCGCATCGATCTCGAAACCCCCGTGCGCAGGAACAATGCTTATGACGAGCATGTCGAAATTATTGCGGCTTTACGTCAGCGGAATATAGAAAAAGGCGTGGTGCTGATTGAGCAACATATTTCATTGAGCGCCGAGCACGCAGTTGAAGTGACAAAAGAGGGGCTTGCGAGGATCTATTTTGGCAAGCCCTGA
- a CDS encoding M20 aminoacylase family protein, with product MRSIPEEIIHQAIIWRREIHARPEIGLQEFHTSAKISSLLREFDLEVHTGIAGTGVMGVLRNGEGPAIALRADIDALPIQENNVVDWCSTSPGTMHACGHDGHTAILLGAARYLSQTRAFHGTVYFIFQPAEENAGGGRLMVEEGIFTRFPVSAVYALHNWPGLPVGEVAVSAGPMMASQDNFFITLTGVGCHAAMPEKGADPVLAGAHLITALQTITTRRLSPLDSAVISVTQLQAGEAINVVPQTMHLSGTLRCLSQAARTRCQTLMAEYVEQLARPFGVSGSIRWEYGYPVTVNHAQQAKILADAARHVPGITQVHTQLSPSMAAEDFAYFLEACPGAYLWLGADGPTPGAALHNPHYDFNDQLIAPGIGLWVSLVERSLGPVSVTSED from the coding sequence ATGCGCTCCATTCCCGAAGAGATTATTCATCAGGCGATTATCTGGCGACGTGAGATCCACGCGCGTCCGGAGATTGGCTTACAAGAGTTTCATACGTCCGCGAAAATCAGCAGCCTGCTGCGCGAATTTGATCTTGAAGTGCATACCGGTATTGCAGGCACTGGCGTGATGGGTGTTCTGCGCAATGGCGAGGGGCCGGCAATAGCCCTTCGCGCTGATATTGATGCCTTACCCATCCAGGAAAACAACGTTGTTGACTGGTGCTCAACCTCGCCAGGCACGATGCACGCCTGTGGACATGACGGGCATACCGCCATTCTGCTGGGTGCGGCGCGCTATCTCAGCCAGACCAGAGCATTCCACGGTACGGTGTACTTTATTTTTCAGCCTGCGGAAGAGAATGCCGGCGGCGGGCGTTTGATGGTGGAAGAAGGGATCTTTACGCGCTTTCCCGTTTCTGCGGTCTATGCGCTGCACAACTGGCCAGGGCTGCCGGTGGGCGAAGTGGCCGTGAGCGCAGGCCCAATGATGGCTTCGCAGGACAACTTTTTTATCACGCTGACTGGCGTGGGATGCCATGCGGCGATGCCGGAAAAAGGTGCCGATCCGGTGCTGGCCGGTGCGCACCTGATTACCGCATTGCAAACGATCACCACGCGGCGCCTCTCTCCACTGGACAGCGCCGTGATCAGCGTGACGCAACTGCAGGCCGGAGAAGCGATAAATGTCGTTCCGCAGACAATGCACTTATCCGGCACATTGCGTTGCCTGAGCCAGGCCGCCAGAACGCGCTGTCAGACTCTGATGGCGGAGTATGTCGAACAACTCGCCCGACCGTTTGGCGTCAGTGGCAGCATTCGTTGGGAATACGGTTACCCGGTAACTGTCAACCATGCGCAACAGGCAAAAATTCTGGCGGATGCCGCACGCCATGTCCCCGGTATCACGCAGGTCCATACCCAGTTATCGCCATCCATGGCGGCAGAAGATTTCGCCTATTTTCTGGAAGCCTGTCCGGGCGCTTATCTGTGGCTGGGGGCCGATGGCCCAACGCCGGGCGCAGCATTACATAACCCGCATTACGATTTTAATGACCAACTTATCGCGCCTGGCATCGGTCTTTGGGTATCGCTGGTGGAGAGGTCATTGGGCCCTGTTTCTGTTACATCCGAGGATTAA
- a CDS encoding pyrroline-5-carboxylate reductase family protein has translation MSHIHFIGAGQMTEAILRAALKRGALNPDKVSLSDIDPARIETLKTRYQLSNTQDLPDALAAADHIVIGVRPQDDIAGVAQLIKQHAAPQASVISIIAGVTLAQLSEMLGESRPITRIIPNTLTDTGLGYSGVAFNAYVNSASVMPFLESFGKVMVLEERLIDVFTGFAVAGVNYVYYFVEALADAGVLAGLTRTQSTQVVWENLVGAVEMLKLTGRHPRQLMDINNSPAGVGINGLYELNKSDFAAGLQSSVLAAVRRTTELSGQK, from the coding sequence ATGAGCCATATCCACTTTATTGGTGCCGGTCAAATGACCGAAGCAATCCTGCGCGCCGCCTTAAAACGCGGCGCATTAAACCCGGACAAGGTCAGCTTATCGGACATTGATCCAGCGCGAATTGAAACGCTGAAAACGCGCTATCAGTTGAGCAATACACAGGATTTGCCCGACGCGCTGGCCGCAGCGGATCACATCGTGATCGGGGTTCGTCCGCAGGATGATATTGCCGGTGTCGCACAACTGATTAAGCAGCATGCAGCGCCGCAGGCGTCAGTTATTTCTATTATTGCTGGCGTAACGCTGGCTCAACTGTCTGAAATGCTGGGCGAGTCGCGTCCGATTACGCGGATCATCCCGAATACGCTGACGGATACCGGGCTGGGCTACAGCGGCGTGGCGTTTAATGCTTATGTCAACAGCGCGTCCGTCATGCCGTTCCTCGAAAGTTTCGGCAAGGTGATGGTACTGGAGGAGCGGCTGATTGACGTTTTCACCGGTTTTGCTGTCGCTGGCGTCAACTATGTCTATTACTTTGTCGAAGCACTGGCTGATGCCGGAGTTCTTGCCGGGTTAACCCGCACGCAGTCCACGCAGGTGGTGTGGGAAAACCTGGTCGGCGCGGTTGAAATGCTTAAGTTAACCGGACGCCATCCGCGCCAACTGATGGATATTAATAACTCTCCGGCGGGTGTCGGCATTAATGGTTTGTATGAGTTGAATAAAAGTGATTTCGCCGCTGGCCTGCAAAGCAGCGTTCTGGCTGCGGTACGTCGTACGACGGAGCTTTCCGGTCAAAAATAA
- a CDS encoding RidA family protein encodes MSAISTSQAPAAIGPYVQGVDSGSLVFTSGQIPLNPTTGEMATDIAQQTRQSLENVQAIIEASGLQVADIVKTTIFVKDLNHFSQVNAVYEAFFREHDAAFPARSCVEVARLPKDAGVEIEAMAVRR; translated from the coding sequence ATGTCAGCAATTTCAACGTCCCAGGCGCCTGCCGCTATTGGGCCTTATGTTCAGGGGGTAGATTCAGGCTCCCTGGTGTTCACTTCCGGGCAGATCCCGTTAAACCCGACGACGGGCGAGATGGCGACAGACATTGCGCAGCAAACCCGGCAGTCGCTGGAAAATGTGCAGGCCATTATCGAGGCAAGTGGCCTGCAGGTGGCGGATATTGTTAAAACCACCATTTTTGTCAAAGACCTTAATCATTTTTCGCAGGTGAACGCGGTATATGAAGCCTTTTTCCGCGAACATGACGCCGCTTTCCCGGCGCGTTCCTGCGTGGAAGTGGCACGCCTGCCAAAAGATGCCGGTGTGGAAATTGAGGCCATGGCAGTACGCCGCTAA
- a CDS encoding anti-virulence regulator CigR family protein: MFKRRTFNTALAAVISLSLLAAPAFANPGNGNGNGNGNGNGNGNSSGNHGNNGNKGNSGNRGNSSAAADQGNRKNYGKPDHVESDISVSRARSLAINYGLTGYQSLPPGIAKNLARGKPLPPGIAKKAVPASMLGQLPYYPGYEWRIVGNDLVLVALSTAIVTAIINGVFD, encoded by the coding sequence ATGTTTAAGCGTCGCACTTTTAATACTGCTCTTGCGGCGGTGATTTCACTCTCTTTACTCGCGGCTCCTGCTTTTGCTAATCCGGGTAACGGAAATGGCAATGGTAACGGCAATGGTAACGGCAATGGTAACAGCAGTGGTAATCATGGTAATAACGGCAATAAAGGCAACAGCGGTAACCGAGGGAACAGCAGCGCCGCAGCCGATCAGGGGAATCGTAAAAACTACGGGAAACCGGATCACGTGGAATCGGATATTAGTGTCTCCCGCGCCCGTTCTCTGGCGATCAACTATGGCTTAACGGGTTACCAGTCGCTTCCTCCTGGCATTGCTAAAAACCTTGCTCGCGGCAAGCCTTTACCTCCGGGCATTGCTAAAAAAGCCGTACCCGCATCAATGCTGGGTCAGTTGCCTTATTATCCCGGCTATGAATGGCGTATTGTCGGTAACGACCTGGTGCTGGTCGCGCTGAGTACAGCCATTGTTACCGCCATCATCAATGGTGTGTTTGATTAA
- the uspF gene encoding universal stress protein UspF, with protein MYNSILVPIDISETDLTHQVIPFVQAHAVMNTAKVHFLTVIPSLPYYSTLGLAYSVEMPKIKEIQQAALEKLDELAKEFKLPPEKVQTHAVTGSPKDQILKLADSINADLIIIASHRPDISTYLLGSNAAAVVRHAKCPVLVVR; from the coding sequence ATGTATAACTCTATTCTGGTTCCCATCGATATTTCTGAAACCGACCTGACTCACCAGGTCATACCCTTTGTGCAGGCACACGCGGTGATGAATACCGCCAAAGTGCATTTTCTCACGGTTATACCCTCGTTACCCTATTATTCAACGTTGGGTCTGGCCTATTCGGTTGAAATGCCGAAAATAAAAGAAATCCAGCAGGCGGCGTTAGAAAAACTGGATGAGCTTGCTAAGGAATTCAAACTACCGCCGGAAAAGGTCCAGACCCATGCTGTGACCGGATCACCAAAGGATCAAATCCTCAAGCTGGCCGATTCGATTAATGCGGATTTAATCATCATTGCCTCCCATCGGCCGGACATCTCTACCTATCTGTTAGGTTCAAACGCGGCAGCAGTGGTAAGACACGCCAAATGTCCTGTTCTGGTTGTCCGGTAA
- a CDS encoding EAL domain-containing protein — MLSTMPLQILKIIHHRISIYSLSIVLTFGVLYGAGLGIYYYYIHEKIENYADLILARSDTLIAEVKQIDGLRQEFAVYEPCSSQYLDVLRKRLWPYPLIKDIAYVDDEKIICSALWGKLNSPVSLNLFRNKVNRGSYTWVFDAFIEENITANVLYTNNFAITLSPFVFQRFWEEANKMDFDAIIGDFKHENHFFMIGKNTQLLESIEHNKTHSLLYFTEHSCDRANDICVIVGTSLSLFFKNNSYILVFLFSLSFIIGFLIGTLYINNLSHKQSLLTRLENAILNRELHFVYQPIYRVKDRGITGVEVLLRWTDPQIGYIGPDIFIPLAEKNGLINKISQYVVEHAIRECAPLLLNNNITLSINVNCSDICSAEFREKLLSTLKKENVAGESIILEITERQSSGTDDIKQAMDFFKDTGVMFALDDFGTGYSNLNWLSLLDVDEIKIDKSLTDSIGTESINKHILPGLIEMFKKIPKIVVFEGVETEMQYQFLKENVPECCAQGWYFAKAVPLSELRAVLPG; from the coding sequence ATGCTGTCAACAATGCCACTGCAAATATTGAAAATTATCCACCACAGGATCAGTATCTACTCACTTTCAATAGTGTTAACCTTCGGCGTCCTGTACGGCGCAGGACTCGGGATATATTATTACTATATCCATGAAAAAATTGAAAATTATGCTGATTTAATTCTGGCGCGCAGTGACACTTTGATCGCGGAGGTAAAACAGATTGACGGGCTTCGGCAGGAGTTTGCAGTCTATGAGCCATGCAGTAGCCAGTACCTGGATGTATTGCGAAAACGGCTCTGGCCCTACCCCCTGATTAAAGATATCGCCTATGTTGATGATGAGAAAATTATCTGTTCGGCCCTTTGGGGAAAATTGAATTCACCTGTTTCTTTAAATTTATTCAGAAATAAGGTTAATCGCGGGAGCTATACTTGGGTATTTGATGCCTTTATAGAAGAGAACATTACCGCAAATGTTCTTTACACTAATAACTTCGCCATAACGCTCTCTCCTTTTGTCTTCCAGCGTTTCTGGGAGGAAGCCAATAAAATGGATTTTGATGCCATCATCGGTGATTTTAAACATGAAAATCATTTTTTCATGATCGGGAAAAATACGCAATTACTGGAGTCGATAGAGCATAACAAAACTCATTCTTTGTTGTACTTTACTGAGCACTCCTGCGACCGTGCGAATGATATTTGTGTTATTGTCGGAACCTCACTCTCGCTCTTCTTTAAAAACAATAGTTATATTCTGGTATTTTTATTTAGTCTCTCCTTTATTATCGGCTTTTTGATTGGCACCCTGTATATTAATAACTTATCCCATAAACAGTCATTACTTACGCGACTGGAAAATGCAATTTTAAACCGGGAGTTACATTTCGTCTATCAACCCATATACAGAGTTAAAGACCGGGGAATAACCGGAGTGGAGGTGCTGTTACGCTGGACGGATCCGCAAATAGGATATATCGGCCCTGATATATTTATCCCGCTTGCGGAAAAAAATGGCTTAATCAACAAGATTAGCCAGTATGTGGTTGAGCATGCCATCAGGGAGTGCGCACCACTATTGCTGAACAACAATATCACTTTAAGCATCAACGTTAATTGTTCTGATATCTGTTCTGCAGAATTCCGTGAGAAACTGCTGAGTACGTTAAAAAAAGAAAATGTCGCAGGGGAGTCTATTATCCTTGAAATTACGGAAAGGCAAAGCTCCGGAACAGATGATATCAAGCAAGCGATGGATTTTTTTAAGGATACCGGTGTCATGTTTGCACTTGACGATTTCGGAACTGGTTATTCAAATCTGAACTGGCTTTCATTGCTTGACGTGGATGAAATTAAAATTGATAAATCATTAACGGACTCGATAGGGACTGAATCCATCAATAAACATATTCTTCCTGGTTTGATAGAAATGTTTAAAAAAATTCCTAAAATAGTGGTTTTCGAAGGCGTGGAAACTGAAATGCAGTATCAGTTCCTTAAAGAAAATGTACCTGAGTGCTGTGCACAGGGATGGTATTTCGCAAAAGCCGTTCCTTTAAGCGAACTCCGTGCTGTCCTCCCGGGTTAG